One stretch of Aquimarina sp. Aq107 DNA includes these proteins:
- a CDS encoding heme A synthase codes for MKKYFRPLVITSVVLIYLIIIAGAVVRMTGSGMGCPDWPKCFGYYIPPTDEAQIQWKANYEYEKGFIVILDEELRIATRDFSSTSAYNPDNWEPYTKHDYAKFNVWHTWIEYINRLVTVLSGIPILLMFILSLRFWKENRKIPIYAGITIIAMAFQAWLGKIVVDSNLLPLRITVHMLVAFIILAILLYVLFLTREKITSIKFGTTFKNILLFSTILTLIQVALGTQVRQYVDEQIKIVGEHTKSEWLSPPTFTFYIHRSFSILIVLINTWLLWYNKKMQLGISKLNWVIGLIGLEALTGILMYYFDFPFLSQPLHLVISSLLFGVQFYIILEVFKNKVIEA; via the coding sequence ATGAAAAAATATTTCAGGCCACTTGTCATTACATCGGTTGTACTTATATATTTAATCATAATTGCTGGAGCAGTTGTTAGAATGACAGGATCCGGAATGGGATGTCCCGATTGGCCTAAATGCTTTGGGTATTATATTCCCCCTACGGATGAAGCTCAGATCCAATGGAAAGCTAATTATGAATATGAAAAAGGGTTTATAGTGATATTGGATGAAGAATTAAGAATAGCAACTAGAGACTTCTCATCTACTTCTGCGTACAACCCTGATAATTGGGAACCCTATACCAAACATGATTATGCTAAATTTAATGTATGGCATACTTGGATTGAATATATCAACAGACTTGTTACAGTACTTTCTGGAATCCCAATTTTATTAATGTTTATCCTGTCGTTGCGATTTTGGAAAGAAAATCGTAAAATACCCATATATGCGGGTATTACAATTATTGCAATGGCCTTTCAGGCTTGGTTAGGGAAAATTGTAGTCGATTCTAATTTACTACCACTTAGAATTACTGTCCATATGTTGGTTGCTTTCATTATTCTAGCAATATTGTTATATGTATTATTCTTAACAAGAGAAAAAATCACATCCATTAAGTTCGGAACTACATTTAAAAACATATTACTTTTTTCTACTATACTTACACTAATACAAGTGGCGTTAGGAACTCAGGTAAGACAATATGTTGATGAACAAATTAAAATTGTTGGAGAGCATACAAAATCCGAATGGTTAAGCCCTCCTACTTTCACCTTCTATATACACAGATCATTTTCCATATTAATTGTTTTAATAAATACTTGGCTTCTTTGGTATAATAAAAAAATGCAATTAGGAATATCTAAATTAAATTGGGTTATAGGATTAATCGGTTTAGAAGCATTAACCGGAATATTAATGTATTATTTTGATTTCCCTTTTCTATCACAACCCTTGCACTTGGTTATATCATCCTTATTATTTGGTGTACAGTTTTATATCATATTAGAGGTGTTTAAAAATAAAGTTATTGAAGCTTAA
- a CDS encoding nucleoid-associated protein — MINLYSTQIESLSIHKIGNKSRNENIFLSDAPYALNDELTALLKEYFFKPFREKEENYFQFANEVDVEFNPLYKIVTEIFNNPASAHEKSKRIASLLYEQSQHPHIKSGEVYVVYLDNLTIDNEKTSAVGIFKSELKYDFLQFEEKGTNIALLHQQGVNLNKLDKGCLIFNHKKEEGYKILSVDSNRYDTKYWLEHFLGVEAFEDENFYTKKYMKFCQDFAKDVVLPAEDKKEEVMFMNRAVNHFAKNDTFEESAFLNEVIDNPDLIPEFKHYKTEKAPKYHIEDLTEFPIANTAVSAARKKIKNTINLDTNIQIKMDFINPESAEKFVEKGWDEEKQMYYYLVYFNKEQKD, encoded by the coding sequence ATGATCAACTTATATAGTACCCAGATTGAATCTCTTTCGATTCATAAAATAGGAAACAAAAGTAGAAACGAGAACATATTTCTTTCTGACGCTCCTTATGCACTTAATGATGAATTAACTGCGCTATTAAAGGAGTATTTCTTTAAGCCTTTTAGAGAAAAAGAAGAGAATTATTTCCAATTCGCCAATGAAGTTGATGTAGAATTTAATCCACTATATAAGATAGTTACCGAAATTTTTAACAACCCTGCATCAGCACACGAAAAATCTAAAAGAATTGCTTCTTTATTATATGAGCAATCACAGCACCCGCATATCAAAAGTGGTGAAGTATATGTTGTTTATCTAGATAATCTTACCATAGATAATGAAAAAACTTCTGCTGTTGGAATTTTTAAATCAGAATTAAAATATGATTTCCTTCAATTCGAAGAAAAAGGAACCAACATCGCACTATTACACCAACAAGGAGTTAACCTTAATAAACTTGATAAAGGTTGTTTAATCTTTAATCATAAAAAAGAAGAAGGCTATAAAATTCTTTCTGTAGATTCTAATCGTTATGATACTAAATATTGGTTAGAACATTTCTTAGGAGTAGAAGCATTTGAAGATGAAAACTTTTATACGAAAAAGTATATGAAGTTCTGTCAGGATTTTGCAAAGGACGTAGTATTACCAGCAGAAGACAAGAAAGAAGAAGTGATGTTTATGAACCGAGCTGTAAATCACTTTGCAAAAAATGACACCTTCGAAGAATCTGCTTTTCTTAACGAAGTAATTGATAATCCAGACCTAATTCCAGAATTTAAACATTATAAGACAGAGAAAGCTCCAAAATATCATATAGAAGACCTTACAGAATTTCCTATTGCTAACACAGCGGTTTCCGCGGCAAGAAAAAAGATTAAAAACACTATTAATCTAGATACTAATATTCAAATTAAAATGGATTTCATCAATCCAGAATCTGCAGAAAAATTTGTAGAAAAAGGTTGGGACGAAGAAAAACAAATGTATTATTACTTGGTTTATTTTAATAAAGAACAGAAGGATTAA
- a CDS encoding tail fiber protein, translating to MKKIRIISSLILGIVFSSYGQTNKIENTGNVGIGTTSPSSPLQINSNSDNAITLKTLDNKWLYTNWIDNTNKRRTWMGLGSDLSSFNITTQNGTNKILFNGGNVGIGTTNPANILSIEKNQNGSTLLEINNSNSGNSARRGIIIGEGTPGKSVYLLSTSSNYNQVNTWANAGILGTDSQLSNGLIMRSASGKIRFQPNGISDKIVFDENGNVGIGTTNPDAKLSIYLPNGTASYPTISDSGNLFLKSRSSNSGMEFGNSAGFNDRKAWIIARHTDVSNYGKYYSTLHLQPDVGDKSQYRGVSIGYEASTQLPINTHLAVSGNVGIGTTDPNFALDVSGTSKGIKLGNATENLLFRNNIGGANEIRSYGLALEIETRDTQDISFNSNNGNSKLMIIKGNGSGIGIGTTTPQEKLQIANGSVSVDSSADGSSAFEFGNNYGQIYYNAQSTGEQNRGVYFQEQLSNNRGFHFLNSNGDRLLKINGNGNVGIGTNTPDAKLAVNGNIHTKEVKVDLVGWPDYVFEDSYNLPSLQEVENHISEKGHLENIPSAAEVIENGIQLGEMNKKLLQKIEELTLYMIEQNKVNQQQQKQIKELKNAIEELKK from the coding sequence ATGAAAAAAATTAGAATCATATCATCTCTAATTCTTGGGATCGTTTTTAGTTCTTACGGACAGACTAATAAAATTGAAAATACCGGTAATGTAGGTATCGGAACTACAAGCCCTTCATCACCTTTGCAAATTAATTCAAATTCTGATAACGCTATAACACTTAAAACCTTAGACAACAAATGGTTATACACAAACTGGATTGATAACACCAATAAAAGAAGAACTTGGATGGGACTAGGTTCTGATTTATCATCATTTAATATTACTACACAAAACGGAACTAATAAAATACTCTTTAACGGAGGTAATGTAGGTATTGGAACTACAAATCCAGCAAACATTTTGAGCATTGAAAAGAATCAAAATGGTTCTACTCTTCTAGAAATTAATAACAGTAATAGTGGTAATTCCGCAAGACGTGGAATCATAATAGGAGAAGGAACACCAGGGAAATCAGTTTATCTATTATCTACTTCCTCTAATTATAACCAAGTAAATACTTGGGCCAATGCTGGTATTTTAGGAACTGATAGTCAATTATCAAACGGTTTAATTATGAGGTCTGCTTCAGGCAAAATAAGATTTCAACCAAATGGTATAAGTGATAAAATAGTCTTTGATGAGAATGGCAATGTAGGTATTGGAACTACAAATCCAGATGCAAAGCTCAGCATTTATCTGCCGAACGGAACAGCTTCTTATCCTACTATTTCTGATAGCGGTAATCTGTTCCTTAAATCAAGAAGTTCTAATAGTGGTATGGAGTTTGGTAATTCAGCTGGGTTTAATGATAGAAAAGCGTGGATCATAGCTAGGCATACCGATGTCTCTAATTATGGAAAATACTACTCTACTCTACACCTACAACCAGATGTAGGCGATAAATCACAATATAGAGGTGTCAGCATTGGATATGAAGCATCTACTCAACTACCTATTAACACTCACTTAGCAGTATCCGGTAACGTAGGTATCGGAACTACAGATCCCAATTTTGCATTAGACGTATCTGGAACATCCAAAGGAATAAAACTTGGAAATGCAACTGAAAATTTATTATTTAGAAATAATATTGGAGGAGCAAACGAGATTAGAAGTTACGGATTAGCATTAGAGATTGAAACGAGAGATACTCAAGATATTTCTTTTAATAGTAATAACGGAAATTCTAAATTAATGATTATTAAAGGGAATGGTAGTGGAATTGGTATTGGAACAACTACTCCCCAAGAAAAACTTCAAATAGCAAACGGATCAGTTTCGGTAGATTCTTCGGCAGACGGGAGTAGTGCTTTTGAATTTGGAAATAATTATGGACAAATTTATTACAACGCTCAAAGTACTGGAGAACAGAATAGAGGTGTTTATTTTCAAGAACAATTATCGAACAACAGAGGATTCCATTTTTTAAACTCTAATGGTGATAGACTATTAAAAATTAATGGAAATGGAAACGTTGGTATCGGGACAAACACACCAGACGCCAAACTGGCTGTAAATGGCAATATCCATACTAAAGAAGTAAAAGTAGATTTAGTGGGATGGCCTGATTATGTATTCGAAGATAGTTACAACCTACCATCATTACAAGAAGTAGAAAATCATATATCAGAAAAAGGGCATTTAGAAAATATCCCTTCTGCAGCAGAAGTAATAGAAAATGGTATCCAATTAGGGGAAATGAATAAAAAACTTCTTCAAAAAATAGAAGAATTAACCCTATATATGATTGAGCAGAATAAAGTTAATCAACAGCAACAAAAACAGATTAAAGAACTAAAAAATGCAATTGAAGAATTAAAAAAATAA
- a CDS encoding CCA tRNA nucleotidyltransferase, protein MSEAKNYKKALQHSVFNTITKAASNLQLESYVIGGFVRDHILQRGTAKDIDIVAVGSGIELAKEVSKLLPGNPKIQIFKTYGTAMLKANDIEVEFVGARKESYQENSRNPVVENGTLQDDQNRRDFTINALALNLSEDTFGDILDPFNGLEDLKSKIIRTPLDPDITYSDDPLRMMRAIRFATQLNFKIEPTSLKAITKNKDRIKIITKERIVDELNKILLSEKPSVGFLLLEQTGLLPYILPELMALKGIDEVEGQKHKDNFYHTLEVVDNISENTDDLWLRWAALLHDIGKAPTKRFSKKVGWTFHGHEFVGSKMVFKLFKRLKMPLNDKMKFVQKMVLMSSRPIVIASNVTDSAVRRLVFDAGDYIEELMTLCEADITTKNPKRFKKYHNNFKIVRQKMVEVEERDHVRNFQPPVSGEEIMKTFNIKPSREIGIIKEAIKEAILEGEIPNEHEAAYQFMINKGEELGLKK, encoded by the coding sequence ATGTCGGAAGCGAAAAATTATAAAAAAGCATTACAACATTCTGTTTTTAATACTATTACCAAAGCAGCATCTAATCTTCAATTAGAAAGCTATGTTATCGGAGGTTTTGTTAGAGATCATATTTTGCAAAGGGGAACCGCAAAAGATATCGATATTGTAGCCGTAGGTAGCGGAATTGAATTGGCAAAAGAAGTTTCTAAATTACTTCCTGGGAATCCAAAAATTCAAATCTTTAAGACCTATGGAACGGCTATGTTAAAAGCTAATGACATAGAAGTCGAGTTTGTAGGTGCCAGAAAAGAATCTTATCAAGAAAATAGTAGAAACCCAGTTGTCGAAAATGGCACATTACAAGATGACCAGAACCGAAGAGATTTTACTATCAATGCCTTAGCACTAAACCTTTCTGAAGATACATTTGGTGATATTTTAGATCCTTTTAATGGACTAGAAGATCTAAAGTCCAAAATTATTCGTACACCTTTAGATCCAGATATAACCTATTCTGATGATCCTCTTAGAATGATGAGGGCAATTCGTTTTGCTACACAACTCAATTTCAAGATTGAACCAACATCGTTAAAAGCGATAACAAAAAATAAAGATAGAATTAAAATCATCACCAAAGAACGAATTGTTGATGAACTAAATAAAATATTACTTAGCGAAAAACCATCGGTAGGTTTTCTTTTACTAGAACAGACAGGATTATTACCTTATATTTTGCCTGAATTAATGGCTCTAAAAGGCATTGATGAAGTAGAAGGACAAAAACATAAAGATAATTTCTATCATACCTTAGAAGTTGTAGATAATATATCCGAAAACACAGATGATCTTTGGCTGCGTTGGGCTGCGTTATTACATGATATAGGAAAAGCTCCTACAAAAAGATTTAGTAAAAAAGTAGGATGGACATTTCACGGTCACGAATTTGTAGGTTCTAAAATGGTATTTAAACTATTTAAACGCTTAAAAATGCCTTTGAATGACAAAATGAAGTTTGTTCAGAAAATGGTGTTAATGAGTTCTCGCCCTATTGTTATTGCATCAAATGTAACAGATTCTGCGGTAAGAAGGTTGGTGTTTGATGCTGGTGATTATATAGAGGAATTAATGACCCTTTGCGAAGCTGATATTACCACCAAAAACCCTAAACGCTTTAAAAAATACCACAATAACTTTAAGATCGTTAGACAAAAAATGGTTGAGGTAGAAGAGCGTGATCATGTTCGTAATTTTCAACCTCCAGTAAGTGGAGAAGAAATCATGAAAACGTTTAATATTAAGCCATCGCGCGAAATTGGAATTATAAAGGAAGCCATTAAAGAAGCTATTTTGGAGGGTGAAATACCAAATGAACATGAAGCTGCTTATCAATTTATGATTAATAAAGGAGAAGAACTAGGCTTAAAAAAATAA
- a CDS encoding ABC transporter ATP-binding protein, whose protein sequence is METILTLKNLTKRFGPITAVNDLSFTIKKGNVYGILGPNGSGKSTTLGIVLNVVNRTSGDFTWFDGSSSTHEALKKVGAIIERPNFYPYMTAAQNLKLVCQIKEVAADKIDEKLELVGLLDRKDSKFRTFSLGMKQRLAIASALLNDPEILILDEPTNGLDPQGIHQIREIIKVIASQGTTILLASHLLDEVEKVCSHVVIIRKGVKLYSGPVDEMNASHGFFELNSNQNSILKKWLSEQSTFGNIKEEDGKLIAFLNSELDAESLNKQLYDAGITLTHLVKRKESLEEQFLQLTNNLN, encoded by the coding sequence TTGGAAACCATTCTAACTTTAAAGAATCTTACCAAAAGATTCGGACCAATAACAGCCGTCAATGATCTTTCCTTTACAATTAAAAAAGGAAACGTATATGGTATTTTAGGACCTAACGGAAGCGGTAAATCAACTACTTTAGGAATTGTTCTTAATGTTGTCAATAGAACTTCTGGAGATTTTACCTGGTTCGACGGATCCTCGTCCACCCATGAGGCACTAAAAAAAGTAGGAGCAATTATTGAGCGTCCTAATTTTTACCCCTATATGACTGCTGCTCAAAACTTAAAGTTAGTATGTCAAATAAAAGAAGTAGCGGCTGATAAAATTGACGAAAAACTAGAACTTGTTGGTCTTTTAGATAGAAAAGACAGTAAGTTCAGAACTTTTTCTTTAGGTATGAAACAACGATTAGCAATTGCTTCTGCATTGCTAAATGATCCAGAGATCCTTATTCTGGATGAGCCTACAAACGGATTAGATCCACAAGGGATTCATCAAATCAGAGAAATTATTAAAGTAATTGCATCTCAAGGTACTACAATTCTTTTAGCATCTCACCTTTTAGATGAAGTAGAAAAAGTATGTAGTCACGTGGTTATTATTAGAAAAGGAGTGAAATTATATTCTGGACCGGTTGATGAAATGAATGCAAGTCATGGTTTCTTTGAATTAAACAGTAATCAAAATAGCATCTTAAAGAAGTGGTTATCTGAACAAAGTACTTTTGGTAATATTAAAGAAGAGGACGGCAAACTGATCGCTTTTTTAAATAGTGAATTAGATGCCGAAAGTCTTAACAAACAGCTATATGACGCTGGTATTACGCTGACACATCTTGTAAAGCGTAAAGAAAGTCTTGAAGAACAGTTCTTACAATTAACCAACAACTTAAACTAA
- a CDS encoding L-threonylcarbamoyladenylate synthase: MEDQREEIQKTIDTLKKGGLILYPTDTVWGIGCDATNAEAVDKIYALKQRADSKAMLCLVSDFKMLQQYVEEVPEVAYDILKYASKATTIIYDRPLRVAENLIAADNTLGIRVARDPFCGKLIRKFKRPIVSTSANISGKSTPRNLKEISKEILEGVDYVVNLPLKNKDAKPSSIIKIGGDSTVKIIRK, from the coding sequence TTAAAAAAGGAGGACTTATTCTATATCCAACAGATACTGTTTGGGGAATTGGATGTGACGCAACCAATGCAGAGGCAGTTGACAAGATATACGCTTTAAAGCAAAGAGCAGATAGTAAGGCAATGTTATGTCTAGTTAGTGATTTCAAGATGCTTCAGCAATATGTGGAAGAGGTTCCTGAGGTTGCTTATGACATATTAAAATATGCTTCTAAAGCGACAACAATAATTTACGACAGACCACTAAGAGTCGCAGAAAACCTAATTGCAGCGGATAATACACTCGGAATTAGAGTTGCTCGTGACCCTTTTTGCGGAAAGTTAATCCGAAAATTCAAAAGACCAATCGTTTCTACTTCTGCTAATATTAGTGGAAAATCCACTCCTCGCAACCTAAAAGAAATAAGCAAAGAGATTTTGGAAGGCGTTGACTATGTTGTAAATTTGCCGTTGAAAAATAAAGATGCTAAACCTTCTTCAATTATAAAAATAGGTGGTGATAGCACAGTGAAAATTATCAGGAAGTAA
- a CDS encoding ABC transporter permease yields MLRLLNIEFQKLRYNKSAKVLTITYFVLILLISLIASYEFSFGGVNFRLADQGIFNFPYIWHFNAWIAAWLKLFLAIVIVSIMANEYSNRTLKQNLIDGLSKKEFLASKFLTVVVFSLISTIFLFLVSLILGLIFSDYNEISIIFSDLEFIFAYFIKLVGFFSFCMFLGILIKRSAFALGFLIFWQLIEGAFRLFSGLIKWKFDSDIIDKIIPFLPLDSMSNLINEPITRLNFIQSAANQLGENFQRDYAVHWYEILIVLIWTVIFVRLSYYLLKKRDL; encoded by the coding sequence ATGTTACGATTACTCAATATAGAATTTCAGAAATTACGATATAATAAGTCTGCGAAAGTACTGACTATAACTTATTTTGTATTAATACTCCTTATTTCTCTCATAGCATCTTATGAATTTAGTTTTGGAGGAGTAAATTTTCGCTTAGCTGATCAAGGGATCTTTAATTTTCCATATATATGGCACTTTAATGCTTGGATTGCTGCGTGGTTAAAACTTTTCCTAGCCATAGTTATTGTATCTATTATGGCAAATGAATACTCTAATAGAACATTAAAACAAAATCTAATAGACGGCTTAAGCAAAAAAGAATTTCTTGCTTCTAAGTTTCTTACCGTTGTTGTTTTTTCTTTAATATCTACGATTTTCTTATTCTTAGTATCTCTAATTCTAGGATTAATATTTTCTGATTACAATGAGATTTCAATTATATTTTCGGATTTAGAATTTATTTTTGCTTATTTCATAAAATTAGTTGGTTTCTTTTCTTTTTGTATGTTTTTAGGAATACTTATAAAACGTTCAGCTTTTGCTCTTGGTTTTCTTATTTTTTGGCAGCTAATTGAAGGCGCTTTTAGATTGTTTTCTGGTTTAATTAAATGGAAATTTGATTCTGACATCATAGACAAAATTATACCATTTTTACCTTTAGATAGTATGTCTAATCTTATTAACGAACCAATAACTAGATTAAATTTCATACAATCTGCAGCTAATCAACTAGGAGAAAACTTTCAAAGAGACTATGCTGTGCACTGGTATGAGATCCTAATAGTGTTAATCTGGACTGTAATATTTGTTAGACTTTCATATTATCTTCTTAAAAAGAGAGATTTATAA